The Hyphomicrobiales bacterium genome has a window encoding:
- a CDS encoding ABC-F family ATP-binding cassette domain-containing protein produces MSLIAIKALSLVRTAPLFAGLDLAIAKGDRLGLVAANGRGKSSLLRIMAGMEEATSGTLTRSRGLVTAFAPQDPPARLLSMSLYDAVCDALDAEAAETESWRVDVLLDDLMVDESLRHRPVCSLSGGWQRTMLLARAAVVEPDLLLLDEPTNHLDLERIGVLERFLAGLARDCAVIAASHDRAFLDDVTTRTLFLRPVESVDFALPYSRAIQALEERDAARGRQFENDMRKVRALRQQAAKLKNIGINSGSDLLVVKTRQLSERADRLEENARPAHKERSAGAIRLTNGGTHARALVALRDTVISTPDERPLFRTGQLWIENGDRIALLGANGSGKTRFVTRLREALHGQDPDIRAAASLKAGFSGQTLAQLDIWPTPWEAVKGTSDIGDQWARTLLAGAGIASEAQNAPLSRLSGGQRARLAMLLLRLAQPNFYLLDEPTNHLDIEGQDMLERELVEHGAACLLVSHDRAFVRAVATRFWVILGKKLIEVDDPDPVFDRLMAG; encoded by the coding sequence ATGTCCCTGATTGCCATCAAAGCCCTTTCCCTTGTCCGTACCGCACCGCTCTTCGCCGGGCTCGACCTTGCCATCGCCAAGGGAGACCGGCTCGGCCTCGTCGCCGCCAATGGCCGCGGCAAATCCTCGCTCCTGCGCATCATGGCCGGCATGGAAGAGGCGACCAGCGGAACGCTGACCCGGTCGCGCGGCCTCGTCACCGCCTTCGCGCCGCAAGATCCGCCCGCGCGCCTCCTATCGATGAGCCTCTACGATGCCGTATGCGACGCGCTTGATGCCGAGGCCGCGGAAACCGAGAGCTGGCGCGTCGACGTGCTGCTCGACGACCTCATGGTCGACGAAAGCCTACGGCATCGTCCGGTTTGCAGTCTGTCGGGCGGCTGGCAGCGAACGATGCTGCTGGCCCGAGCCGCGGTGGTCGAGCCGGATCTGCTGTTGCTGGACGAGCCGACCAACCATCTCGACCTTGAGCGGATCGGTGTGCTGGAGCGTTTCCTTGCGGGGCTGGCGCGCGATTGCGCCGTGATCGCGGCGAGCCATGACCGGGCCTTCCTCGACGACGTCACGACGCGGACGCTGTTCCTGCGGCCGGTGGAGAGCGTGGATTTCGCCTTGCCCTATTCGCGTGCGATCCAGGCTCTGGAGGAGCGCGACGCAGCGCGGGGCCGGCAGTTCGAGAACGACATGCGCAAGGTCAGAGCGTTGCGCCAGCAGGCGGCCAAGTTGAAGAATATCGGCATCAATTCCGGTTCCGATCTGCTGGTGGTCAAGACCAGGCAATTATCCGAGCGGGCCGACAGGTTGGAGGAAAATGCCCGGCCGGCCCACAAGGAACGCTCGGCCGGCGCGATCCGGCTGACCAATGGCGGAACCCATGCCCGGGCGCTCGTCGCGCTCAGGGACACGGTGATCTCGACGCCGGATGAGCGGCCGCTGTTTCGCACCGGGCAACTCTGGATCGAGAATGGCGACCGGATCGCCCTTCTCGGCGCCAATGGCAGCGGCAAGACGCGGTTCGTCACGCGACTGCGGGAGGCGCTGCACGGGCAGGATCCCGATATCCGCGCGGCTGCGAGCCTGAAGGCGGGTTTCTCCGGCCAGACGCTTGCGCAGCTCGATATCTGGCCGACACCGTGGGAGGCGGTCAAAGGTACAAGCGACATCGGCGACCAGTGGGCCCGCACGCTGCTGGCTGGAGCGGGGATCGCCAGCGAGGCCCAGAATGCGCCGCTCAGCCGGCTCTCGGGTGGACAGAGGGCACGGCTCGCCATGTTGCTCCTGCGCCTCGCCCAGCCGAATTTCTATCTGCTGGACGAGCCGACCAACCATCTCGACATCGAGGGGCAGGACATGCTGGAGCGCGAGCTCGTCGAGCACGGTGCCGCCTGCCTGCTGGTCAGCCACGACCGGGCTTTCGTCCGCGCCGTGGCGACGCGGTTCTGGGTGATCCTCGGCAAGAAGCTGATCGAGGTCGACGATCCCGATCCGGTGTTCGACCGGCTGATGGCGGGTTGA
- a CDS encoding conserved hypothetical protein (Evidence 4 : Unknown function but conserved in other organisms), with amino-acid sequence MRLRSFALVLTAACLLLITGGPVSIAQQQQRNLFQLFWQLPAGPQRAAPQPRQRVAPVVRRRDAPVVVRDDPVIPKVDVAHHIVVMGDSLANLLAGGLDDALNNRPDVEVIHKAKPDSGLVRTDFYDWPKAVSEILAGDQKISIGVMLVGLNDRQPIRDGDTVHEALSPRWLELYRDRIDLVANAFAARRIPLIWVGAPPVQNGRLSADFVTFNELYRQRVEKAGGQYVDLWGGFVDAENRYAATGPDVSGQPMRLRLGDGIHFTAAGARKAAHFVDLVIRRIIEAAPQNSVIALPVPTDPGAPAAATPQARDVERLIDQMVAGVPTLGLPPALQVRPLAGPIQPLTGQAAGSEQPLLASITEARGRGDAAMQLERVFGQGIAPDPVPGRLDDYRWPR; translated from the coding sequence ATGCGCCTGCGTTCGTTCGCCTTGGTTCTGACTGCCGCCTGCCTGCTCCTGATCACGGGCGGGCCGGTCTCCATTGCCCAGCAGCAGCAGCGCAACCTCTTCCAGCTCTTCTGGCAATTGCCGGCTGGACCACAGCGCGCCGCGCCGCAGCCGCGGCAGCGCGTGGCGCCGGTGGTCCGCCGCCGCGATGCTCCCGTCGTCGTCCGCGACGATCCGGTGATCCCGAAGGTCGACGTCGCGCACCACATCGTGGTGATGGGGGATTCGCTCGCCAACCTCCTGGCCGGCGGTCTCGACGATGCGCTGAACAACCGGCCCGACGTCGAGGTGATTCACAAGGCCAAGCCGGATTCCGGCCTCGTCCGGACCGACTTCTACGATTGGCCGAAAGCGGTCTCCGAGATCCTGGCCGGCGACCAGAAGATCAGCATCGGCGTGATGCTCGTCGGCCTCAACGACCGCCAGCCGATCCGCGACGGCGATACGGTCCATGAGGCCTTGAGCCCACGCTGGCTCGAGCTCTACCGCGACCGCATCGACCTCGTCGCCAACGCCTTCGCGGCCCGGCGCATCCCGCTGATCTGGGTCGGCGCGCCGCCGGTGCAGAACGGGCGGCTCTCGGCCGATTTCGTCACCTTCAACGAGCTCTACCGGCAGCGCGTCGAGAAGGCCGGCGGGCAGTATGTCGACTTGTGGGGCGGCTTCGTCGATGCCGAGAACCGCTATGCCGCGACCGGCCCGGACGTCTCGGGCCAGCCGATGCGGCTGCGCCTTGGCGACGGCATCCATTTCACCGCCGCCGGTGCTCGCAAGGCCGCCCATTTCGTCGATCTCGTGATCCGCCGCATCATCGAGGCGGCGCCGCAGAACAGCGTCATCGCCCTGCCCGTCCCCACGGATCCCGGCGCGCCGGCTGCCGCGACACCGCAGGCTCGCGACGTCGAACGCCTGATCGACCAGATGGTCGCCGGCGTGCCGACGCTCGGCCTGCCCCCGGCGCTGCAGGTCCGGCCGCTGGCGGGGCCGATCCAGCCGCTGACCGGACAGGCTGCGGGCTCGGAACAGCCGCTGCTGGCCTCGATCACCGAAGCACGAGGGCGTGGCGACGCGGCGATGCAGCTGGAACGCGTCTTCGGCCAGGGCATCGCACCCGACCCGGTTCCCGGCCGGCTCGACGACTATCGCTGGCCGCGCTGA
- a CDS encoding Lytic murein transglycosylase — protein sequence MRLSVIAASAFISLAPALAQTTGSINVSGAHARSAQATPASASFDIFLQRLWPQAQARGISRATFDLAFKGVTPDASIVALTKKQAEFSAPIWGYLENAVGGARIQRGRDAAAENAAVLAQVEARYGVPKEVVLGVWGMETNYGSFKGGKDVIRSLATLASIRYRGDFFRDELLTALELIEKGYVERGELKGSWAGAMGHTQFMPSSYMKYAVDWTGNGHADIWNSSSDAIASTANYLKGYGWVPGLPWGMEVTLPNGFDHRLNKASFASFASAGVRRADGGRLPSSGEGRLFYPAGHSGPVMLLTANFDVIKKYNSSDAYALAVGHLGDRIMGRPAIQADWPVKAARLDMAGTKDLQHRLKALGFYDHDADGRIGTGTREAVRQYQISAGEIPDGYPTPALLARMRGKR from the coding sequence ATGCGCCTGTCCGTCATCGCAGCTTCGGCCTTTATCAGCCTGGCGCCTGCGCTGGCGCAGACGACCGGCTCGATCAACGTCTCCGGCGCCCATGCCCGCAGCGCGCAGGCGACGCCGGCAAGCGCCTCCTTCGACATCTTCCTGCAACGCCTCTGGCCGCAGGCGCAGGCGCGCGGCATCTCGCGCGCGACCTTCGACCTCGCGTTCAAGGGCGTCACGCCCGATGCCTCCATCGTCGCCCTGACCAAGAAGCAGGCCGAATTCAGCGCGCCGATCTGGGGCTATCTTGAGAATGCCGTCGGCGGGGCGCGCATCCAGCGCGGCCGCGACGCCGCGGCCGAGAACGCCGCCGTGCTCGCCCAGGTCGAGGCCCGTTACGGCGTCCCCAAGGAAGTCGTCCTCGGCGTCTGGGGCATGGAGACCAATTACGGCTCCTTCAAGGGCGGCAAGGACGTCATCCGCTCGCTCGCGACCCTCGCCTCGATCCGCTATCGCGGCGATTTCTTCCGCGACGAATTGCTCACCGCACTGGAGTTGATCGAGAAGGGCTATGTCGAGCGCGGCGAGCTGAAAGGCTCCTGGGCCGGCGCCATGGGCCATACCCAGTTCATGCCGTCGAGCTACATGAAATACGCCGTCGACTGGACCGGCAACGGCCATGCCGACATCTGGAACTCGTCGAGCGACGCCATCGCCTCCACCGCCAATTACCTCAAGGGCTATGGCTGGGTGCCGGGCCTGCCCTGGGGCATGGAGGTGACGCTGCCGAACGGTTTCGACCATCGTCTCAACAAGGCGAGCTTCGCCAGCTTCGCCTCGGCCGGCGTGCGCCGTGCCGATGGTGGCCGCCTGCCCTCCTCCGGCGAAGGCCGGCTGTTCTATCCGGCGGGGCATAGCGGCCCGGTGATGCTGCTCACCGCCAATTTCGACGTCATCAAGAAATACAATTCGTCCGATGCCTATGCGCTCGCCGTCGGCCATCTCGGCGACCGCATCATGGGGCGCCCGGCGATCCAGGCCGACTGGCCGGTCAAGGCGGCGCGACTGGACATGGCCGGCACCAAGGACCTGCAACACCGGCTGAAGGCGCTCGGCTTCTACGACCACGACGCCGACGGGCGCATCGGGACCGGCACGCGCGAGGCCGTGCGCCAGTACCAGATCAGCGCCGGCGAGATCCCGGACGGCTATCCGACGCCGGCCCTGCTGGCGCGGATGCGCGGCAAGCGCTGA
- a CDS encoding Regulator of nucleoside diphosphate kinase, which produces MTTKRPAITVTAADHAMLSRIAAGAANTMPELAAELTHELDRARILPEGRVSTDHARIGSQIVYRDESTKRETTVTLVWPQDADIEKNRVSVMTPIGVALIGMAAERSIDWTTRSGDVKRLTVLEVREPAEEPAAP; this is translated from the coding sequence ATGACCACCAAGCGTCCCGCAATCACCGTCACGGCCGCGGACCACGCCATGCTGAGCCGCATCGCGGCCGGCGCCGCCAACACCATGCCGGAGCTTGCCGCGGAGCTCACCCATGAGCTCGACCGCGCGCGCATCCTGCCGGAAGGGCGGGTTTCGACCGATCACGCCCGCATCGGCAGCCAGATCGTCTACCGCGACGAGAGCACCAAGCGCGAGACCACCGTCACGCTGGTCTGGCCGCAGGATGCCGACATCGAGAAGAACCGCGTCTCGGTGATGACCCCGATCGGCGTCGCGCTGATCGGCATGGCCGCCGAGCGCTCGATCGACTGGACGACCCGCTCCGGCGACGTGAAGCGCCTGACGGTGCTCGAAGTGCGCGAACCGGCCGAGGAGCCGGCCGCGCCCTGA
- the exoB gene encoding UDP-glucose 4-epimerase: MAVLVSGGAGYIGSHMVLELLDRGEKVVVLDNLSTGFWWAVTPEAVFVQGDIGDQGLVESLIAEHGVTELAHFAARIVVPESVSDPLGYYLNNTVKTRALIESAVRAGVKHVIFSSTAAVYGEPSISPVPEEIALNPINPYGRSKLMSEWMLQDAAKAHGFTYVALRYFNVAGADPKGRSGQSSPNATHLIKVASQAALGQRDGLTVFGTDYATPDGTCVRDYIHVTDLARAHLAALDHLRSGRESLTLNCGYGRGYSVKEVVEVVKKVSGVDFRVTLAERRAGDPASLIARADRIQAELGWRPAHDDLEEIVGQALAWEETLRTKNASA; encoded by the coding sequence ATGGCGGTATTGGTTTCCGGCGGCGCCGGCTACATCGGCAGCCATATGGTGCTGGAATTGCTCGATCGCGGCGAGAAGGTCGTGGTGCTCGACAATCTCTCCACCGGCTTCTGGTGGGCCGTCACGCCCGAAGCAGTGTTCGTCCAGGGCGACATCGGCGACCAGGGGCTGGTCGAGAGCCTGATCGCCGAACACGGCGTGACGGAACTGGCGCATTTCGCCGCCCGGATCGTTGTACCGGAATCGGTCAGCGACCCTCTGGGTTACTACCTCAACAACACCGTGAAGACCCGCGCGCTGATCGAGAGCGCCGTTCGCGCCGGCGTGAAGCACGTCATCTTCTCGTCCACCGCAGCCGTATATGGCGAGCCCTCCATCTCGCCGGTGCCGGAGGAGATCGCGCTCAACCCGATCAACCCCTATGGCCGCTCGAAGCTGATGAGCGAATGGATGTTGCAGGATGCGGCGAAGGCGCACGGCTTCACCTATGTCGCGCTGCGCTACTTCAACGTCGCCGGTGCCGATCCGAAGGGCCGTTCCGGCCAGTCCTCGCCCAACGCCACCCATCTCATCAAGGTCGCGAGCCAGGCCGCGCTCGGCCAGCGCGACGGCCTCACCGTCTTCGGCACCGATTACGCGACGCCGGACGGCACCTGCGTGCGCGACTACATCCACGTCACCGATCTCGCCCGCGCCCATCTCGCCGCGCTCGACCATCTGCGCTCCGGCCGGGAGAGCCTGACCCTGAACTGCGGCTATGGCCGCGGCTATTCGGTGAAGGAGGTCGTCGAGGTGGTGAAGAAGGTCTCCGGGGTCGATTTCCGGGTGACGCTGGCGGAGCGCCGCGCCGGAGACCCCGCTTCGCTGATCGCCCGGGCCGACCGCATCCAGGCCGAGCTCGGCTGGCGGCCCGCGCATGACGATCTCGAGGAGATCGTCGGCCAGGCGCTCGCCTGGGAGGAGACGCTCAGGACGAAGAACGCCTCGGCCTAA
- the exoN gene encoding UTP--glucose-1-phosphate uridylyltransferase, producing MTKRIRKAVLPVAGLGTRFLPATKAIPKEMLTIVDRPVVQHVVDEARAAGIEHFIFVTGRNKAVIEDHFDMAYELDDTLAKRNKTKELDALKHDLPAAGATSFTRQQAPLGLGHAVWCAREIVGEEPFALLLPDMLHYSQGKGCLAEMIEAYDRHGGNHIAVAPVPDDQTHQYGIVGVEDAKAKVSKITGMVEKPPKGTAPSNLHITGRYILQPTIFNLLANQEKGAGGEIQLTDSMIALSRQETFHAVRFDGEIYDTGSKIGFLTANVAYALDRGDLGPQLRAEIEKLLDR from the coding sequence ATGACGAAACGCATCCGCAAGGCCGTTCTCCCCGTCGCTGGTCTTGGCACCCGCTTCCTGCCCGCCACCAAGGCGATCCCGAAGGAGATGCTCACCATCGTCGACCGTCCGGTCGTGCAGCATGTCGTCGACGAGGCGCGCGCCGCCGGCATCGAGCATTTCATCTTCGTCACCGGCCGGAACAAGGCGGTGATCGAGGACCATTTCGACATGGCTTACGAGCTCGACGACACGCTGGCGAAGCGCAACAAGACGAAGGAGCTGGACGCGCTGAAGCACGATCTGCCGGCGGCCGGCGCCACAAGTTTCACCCGCCAGCAGGCGCCGCTCGGTCTTGGCCATGCAGTTTGGTGCGCTCGCGAGATCGTCGGCGAGGAACCTTTCGCGCTGCTCCTGCCGGACATGCTGCATTACAGCCAGGGCAAGGGCTGCCTTGCCGAGATGATCGAGGCCTATGACCGGCACGGCGGCAATCACATCGCCGTCGCGCCGGTGCCCGACGACCAGACGCATCAATACGGCATCGTCGGCGTCGAGGACGCCAAGGCCAAGGTCTCGAAGATCACGGGCATGGTCGAGAAGCCGCCGAAGGGCACGGCCCCGTCCAACCTCCACATCACCGGCCGCTACATCCTGCAGCCGACGATCTTCAACCTGCTCGCCAATCAGGAGAAGGGCGCGGGCGGCGAGATCCAGCTCACCGATTCGATGATCGCGCTGTCGCGGCAGGAAACCTTCCACGCCGTGCGCTTCGACGGCGAGATCTACGACACCGGCTCGAAGATCGGCTTCCTGACGGCCAATGTGGCCTATGCGCTCGATCGCGGCGATCTCGGCCCGCAGCTGCGCGCCGAGATCGAAAAGCTGCTCGATCGCTGA
- a CDS encoding Biotin synthesis protein bioC — MSDTSLVFDRALGRSRLRRAVAQDYPDFLLQRAAGDLEERLGAILREFNLAADLGTPLPVVASALAGKTGRILRMAEAEGGGADLVGDLERLPFAAGSLDLAVSLLALQGVNDLPGALIQIKRALRPDGLFMGCLLGGRSLQELRQALLEAESETTGGVSPRVAPFADLRDLGGLLQRAGFALPVIDSEIVTVRYRDAFGLLRDLRAMGWANNLIARRKTPLRRETLLRAATLYAERFADADGRLPATFEFVWLSGWAPHESQQKPLKPGSAKARLADALGVPEIKAGEKPGGEG; from the coding sequence TTGAGCGACACGAGTCTCGTCTTCGACCGCGCGCTCGGCCGTTCGCGGCTCCGGCGCGCGGTCGCGCAGGACTATCCGGATTTCCTGCTGCAGCGTGCGGCGGGCGATCTGGAGGAGCGGCTCGGGGCGATCCTGCGCGAATTCAACCTCGCGGCCGATCTCGGCACGCCCTTGCCGGTGGTCGCCTCCGCTCTCGCCGGCAAGACAGGGCGAATCCTGCGCATGGCGGAGGCCGAGGGAGGCGGTGCCGATCTGGTCGGCGATCTCGAGCGCCTGCCCTTTGCCGCCGGTTCGCTCGACCTAGCCGTTTCGCTGCTGGCGCTGCAGGGCGTCAACGACCTGCCGGGAGCCCTCATCCAGATCAAGCGGGCGCTCCGTCCGGACGGGTTGTTCATGGGCTGCCTGCTCGGCGGCCGCTCCTTGCAGGAGCTCCGGCAGGCGCTGCTCGAAGCCGAGAGCGAGACGACAGGCGGTGTCAGCCCGCGCGTTGCCCCCTTCGCCGATCTGCGCGACCTCGGTGGGCTTTTGCAGCGTGCCGGCTTCGCGCTGCCTGTCATCGATAGCGAGATCGTCACGGTGCGCTATCGCGATGCCTTCGGGCTTCTGCGTGATCTGCGCGCCATGGGCTGGGCCAACAACCTGATCGCCCGGCGCAAGACGCCGCTGCGGCGAGAGACGCTGCTGCGCGCCGCAACACTCTACGCCGAGCGCTTCGCCGATGCCGACGGGCGTCTGCCCGCGACCTTCGAGTTCGTCTGGCTCTCGGGCTGGGCGCCGCATGAGAGTCAGCAGAAGCCGCTGAAGCCCGGTTCCGCCAAGGCCCGGCTGGCCGATGCGCTGGGCGTGCCGGAGATCAAGGCCGGCGAGAAGCCGGGAGGTGAGGGATGA
- a CDS encoding 4HBT domain-containing protein, whose translation MSERQPRLTRADFRIFRAIPTRWHDNDVFGHVNNVVYYGWFDTAVNAWLIEGGFLDPSRSEIVGLVVETACTYFESVAFPETVEAGIAVERLGNSSVTYRIGIFRQGSEQVAAQGCFTHVYVERAGQKPVPIPAQLRAAMAAIQS comes from the coding sequence ATGAGCGAGCGACAGCCACGCCTGACGCGTGCCGATTTCCGCATCTTCCGCGCCATTCCGACGCGCTGGCACGACAACGACGTCTTCGGGCACGTCAACAATGTTGTCTATTATGGCTGGTTCGATACGGCGGTGAACGCCTGGCTCATCGAAGGCGGCTTTCTGGACCCCTCCAGGAGCGAAATCGTCGGGCTCGTGGTCGAGACGGCTTGCACCTATTTCGAGAGCGTCGCCTTCCCTGAAACCGTCGAGGCGGGGATCGCGGTCGAGCGGCTGGGCAACAGCTCGGTGACCTACCGCATCGGCATCTTCCGGCAGGGCAGCGAGCAGGTGGCGGCGCAGGGCTGCTTTACCCATGTCTATGTCGAGCGCGCCGGGCAGAAGCCCGTGCCGATTCCGGCGCAGCTCCGGGCGGCGATGGCGGCCATCCAGAGCTGA
- the purL gene encoding Phosphoribosylformylglycinamidine synthase subunit PurL, producing MIPNDIKITPQLVAEHGLKPDEYQRFLHLIGREPTITELGIVSAMWNEHCSYKSSKIHLKTLPTKAPWVIQGPGENAGVIDIGEGTAIVFKMESHNHPSFIEPYQGATTGVGGILRDVFTMGARPIAVLDALRFGDPAHPKTRHLVSGVVAGIGGYGNSFGVPNVGGATGFHTRYDGNILVNAMAVGIAKADEIFYAKASGVGKAIVYLGSKTGRDGIHGATMASAEFDDKSEEKRPTVQVGDPFAEKLLLEACLEIMAAGHVDAIQDMGAAGLTCSAVEMGAKGDLGVELDLDKVPCREEGMSAYEMMLSESQERMLMVIKPGHEDAAEAIFKKWGLDFAVIGHTTDTLRFVIKHKGEVMADLPIKELGDEAPEYDRPWIETAPQQRIAAESVTPPCGNAEALKKLIGSPDLSSKRWIWEQYDTLILGNSAVTPGGDAGVIRIEDGPRGLAMTADVTPRYCEADPFEGGKQAVAEAWRNLTATGATPLAITDNLNFGNPEKPEVMGQFVGCIRGIGEACKVLDFPVVSGNVSLYNETNGISILPTPTIGGVGVMADVTKHATVAFKAEGEAIILIGDTQGWLGQSAYLATVCGREEGAPPPVDLAIERRNGDFVRGLIASGKVSTCHDLSDGGLAVALAEMVMAKGIGATIETLPAGPAHAALFGEDQARYVLTVPAAEADAVIAAAKAAGVPALAIGRTGGTSLALPGEPALAIADLRKIHEDWLPSYMAGKAA from the coding sequence GTGATTCCGAACGACATCAAGATCACCCCGCAGCTCGTCGCCGAGCACGGCCTGAAGCCGGACGAGTATCAGCGCTTCCTGCATCTGATCGGCCGCGAGCCGACGATCACGGAGCTCGGCATCGTCTCGGCGATGTGGAACGAGCACTGCTCCTACAAGTCGTCGAAGATCCATCTCAAGACGCTGCCGACCAAGGCTCCCTGGGTGATCCAGGGGCCGGGCGAGAATGCCGGCGTCATCGATATCGGCGAGGGCACGGCCATCGTCTTCAAGATGGAGAGCCACAACCACCCGTCCTTCATCGAGCCCTATCAGGGCGCGACGACGGGCGTCGGCGGCATCCTGCGCGACGTCTTCACCATGGGCGCGCGCCCGATCGCGGTGCTCGACGCTTTGCGCTTCGGCGATCCGGCGCATCCGAAGACCCGCCATCTCGTCTCCGGCGTCGTTGCCGGCATCGGCGGCTACGGCAATTCCTTCGGTGTGCCGAATGTCGGTGGCGCTACCGGCTTCCATACGCGCTATGACGGCAACATTCTCGTCAACGCCATGGCGGTTGGCATCGCCAAGGCCGACGAGATCTTCTACGCCAAGGCCTCTGGCGTCGGTAAGGCGATCGTCTATCTCGGCTCCAAGACCGGCCGCGACGGCATCCATGGCGCGACCATGGCCTCGGCCGAATTCGACGACAAGTCGGAGGAGAAGCGCCCGACCGTGCAGGTCGGCGACCCCTTCGCCGAGAAGCTCCTGCTCGAAGCCTGTCTTGAGATCATGGCCGCCGGCCATGTCGACGCGATCCAGGACATGGGCGCCGCCGGCCTGACCTGCTCGGCCGTCGAGATGGGCGCCAAGGGCGATCTCGGCGTCGAGCTCGACCTCGACAAGGTGCCCTGCCGCGAGGAGGGCATGAGCGCCTATGAGATGATGCTGTCGGAGAGCCAGGAGCGCATGCTCATGGTGATCAAGCCCGGCCATGAGGACGCCGCCGAGGCGATCTTCAAGAAATGGGGCCTCGACTTCGCCGTCATCGGCCACACCACCGACACGCTGCGCTTCGTCATCAAGCACAAGGGCGAGGTCATGGCCGACCTGCCGATCAAGGAGCTCGGCGACGAGGCTCCGGAATACGACCGGCCTTGGATCGAGACCGCGCCGCAGCAGCGCATCGCGGCCGAGAGCGTGACCCCGCCTTGCGGCAACGCGGAAGCCTTGAAGAAGCTGATCGGCTCGCCGGACCTCTCCTCCAAGCGCTGGATCTGGGAGCAGTACGACACGCTGATCCTCGGCAATTCGGCGGTGACGCCGGGCGGCGATGCCGGCGTGATCCGCATCGAGGACGGGCCGAGGGGCCTGGCCATGACCGCCGACGTGACGCCGCGCTATTGCGAGGCCGATCCGTTCGAGGGCGGCAAGCAGGCGGTGGCGGAAGCTTGGCGCAACCTGACCGCGACGGGTGCGACGCCGCTCGCCATCACCGACAACCTGAACTTCGGCAATCCCGAGAAGCCGGAAGTGATGGGCCAGTTTGTCGGCTGCATCCGCGGCATCGGCGAGGCCTGCAAGGTTCTCGACTTCCCGGTCGTTTCCGGCAACGTCTCGCTCTACAACGAGACCAACGGCATCTCGATCCTGCCGACCCCGACCATCGGGGGCGTCGGCGTCATGGCCGATGTGACGAAACACGCGACCGTTGCCTTCAAGGCCGAGGGCGAGGCGATCATCCTGATCGGTGACACGCAGGGCTGGCTCGGCCAGAGCGCTTATCTCGCGACCGTCTGCGGCCGCGAGGAGGGCGCTCCGCCGCCGGTCGATCTCGCGATCGAGCGCCGCAACGGCGATTTCGTGCGGGGGCTGATCGCGTCGGGCAAGGTTTCGACCTGCCATGACCTGTCGGATGGCGGTCTGGCCGTGGCGCTCGCCGAGATGGTGATGGCCAAGGGCATCGGCGCGACCATCGAGACGCTGCCGGCCGGCCCCGCCCATGCCGCGCTCTTCGGCGAGGATCAGGCGCGCTATGTCCTGACCGTCCCGGCGGCCGAGGCCGATGCCGTGATCGCGGCGGCTAAGGCTGCGGGTGTGCCGGCGCTCGCCATCGGCCGCACGGGTGGCACCTCGCTCGCCCTGCCAGGCGAGCCGGCGCTGGCGATCGCCGATCTCCGCAAGATCCATGAAGACTGGCTGCCGTCCTACATGGCCGGCAAGGCGGCCTGA
- a CDS encoding YrbA protein, whose amino-acid sequence MAMDAHEIERMIKAALPDAAIEIRDLAGDGDHYAATVTSAAFKGKTRVQQHQMVYAALQGNMGGVLHALALTTSVPQD is encoded by the coding sequence ATGGCGATGGACGCTCACGAGATCGAGCGCATGATCAAGGCGGCGCTGCCGGATGCGGCGATCGAGATAAGGGATCTGGCGGGCGACGGCGACCACTATGCCGCGACCGTCACCTCGGCCGCCTTCAAGGGCAAGACCCGGGTGCAGCAGCACCAGATGGTCTACGCCGCGCTTCAGGGGAATATGGGCGGCGTGCTGCACGCCCTTGCGCTGACGACGAGCGTTCCCCAAGATTAG
- a CDS encoding Uncharacterized monothiol glutaredoxin ycf64-like, with protein MSDVNARIEAEVKNNDVVLFMKGTPQFPMCGFSGQVVQILNYVGVPFTGVNVLEDQEIREGIKAYSNWPTIPQLYVKGEFIGGCDITREMFQAGELQALFEEKGIAVKQAS; from the coding sequence ATGTCCGACGTCAACGCCCGCATCGAAGCGGAAGTGAAGAATAATGACGTGGTGCTCTTCATGAAGGGCACGCCGCAATTCCCGATGTGCGGTTTCTCCGGCCAGGTCGTGCAGATCCTCAACTATGTCGGCGTGCCGTTCACCGGCGTGAACGTGCTGGAGGATCAGGAGATCCGCGAAGGCATCAAGGCCTATTCGAACTGGCCGACGATCCCGCAGCTCTACGTTAAGGGCGAGTTCATCGGCGGTTGCGACATCACCCGCGAGATGTTCCAGGCTGGCGAGTTGCAGGCGCTCTTCGAAGAGAAGGGCATCGCGGTGAAGCAGGCGAGCTGA